A genomic stretch from Candidatus Nanopelagicales bacterium includes:
- a CDS encoding ferrochelatase encodes MTQIDAVLLLSFGGPERPQDVMPFLERVTAGRGIPPQRLAKVAEQYLAFGGISPINEQNRELVTALREALAASGLDLPVYWGNRNWDPLLAHTLRQMRGDGVQCAAVIVTSGYSSYSGCRQYRENLYDAVQEVQSDGQGPAPQLLKVRRWFDQPAFIEAMVDNTVAAVERIRGAGASLPQLVFTTHSIPISQALTSGDPLLGGNMYERQHRFAAEQIAGGVSVRLGRELPWELVYQSRSGPPTVPWLEPDVGDYLVELKEQAAQGAVMIPIGFASDHMEVMWDLDTQAMQQAQEVGLPCVRAATVGTDPRFVHALVDLVAERVRQTPTAERIALGPWGAAPDVCPVGCCPNNKGERPALCGTDSPGE; translated from the coding sequence ATGACCCAGATCGATGCCGTCTTGTTGCTGTCTTTCGGCGGTCCGGAAAGACCTCAGGATGTGATGCCGTTCCTTGAACGCGTCACCGCTGGCAGAGGCATACCTCCGCAGCGGCTAGCCAAGGTCGCGGAGCAATACCTGGCGTTTGGCGGGATATCACCGATTAACGAGCAGAACCGTGAGCTAGTAACGGCTCTGCGCGAGGCATTGGCCGCGTCCGGACTCGATCTGCCAGTCTATTGGGGTAATCGAAACTGGGATCCGTTACTGGCACACACCCTGCGCCAGATGCGCGGCGATGGCGTCCAGTGCGCGGCCGTGATCGTCACGAGCGGCTACTCGTCCTACTCAGGTTGTCGGCAATATCGAGAGAACCTCTACGACGCCGTGCAAGAGGTGCAGTCCGATGGCCAAGGGCCCGCGCCGCAGTTGCTGAAGGTTAGGCGCTGGTTCGATCAACCTGCCTTCATCGAGGCCATGGTCGACAACACCGTCGCAGCGGTCGAGCGAATCCGAGGCGCGGGAGCCTCACTTCCGCAGCTGGTGTTTACAACCCACTCGATCCCCATCAGCCAGGCGCTCACCAGCGGTGACCCGCTTCTCGGCGGAAACATGTACGAGCGACAGCATCGATTCGCGGCCGAACAAATCGCGGGTGGCGTGTCGGTGAGGCTCGGGCGCGAATTGCCCTGGGAACTCGTCTACCAGTCGCGCTCTGGCCCACCGACGGTTCCGTGGTTGGAGCCAGATGTGGGCGACTACCTGGTGGAACTCAAAGAGCAGGCAGCGCAGGGCGCCGTGATGATTCCGATCGGCTTCGCCAGCGACCACATGGAGGTGATGTGGGACCTGGATACCCAAGCAATGCAGCAGGCTCAGGAAGTCGGCTTGCCGTGCGTTCGAGCGGCCACAGTCGGAACTGATCCTCGCTTCGTCCACGCTCTGGTCGACCTTGTCGCTGAGCGAGTGCGACAAACCCCGACGGCCGAGCGCATCGCGCTGGGACCCTGGGGGGCTGCACCCGACGTGTGCCCGGTGGGTTGTTGTCCCAACAACAAAGGCGAGCGCCCGGCCCTGTGCGGGACCGACAGCCCCGGTGAGTAG
- a CDS encoding PaaI family thioesterase, translated as MAADVPPVLPGLPTTPPPDAFLPVRHPEAPSPGEVITNHYPQCFGCGEAHPTGLHMRVTVGEGLRVGAEFEVTEHHQGAPGLAHGGLLAAAFDEALGSLNWLLRGPAVTARLETDFRKPVPVGALLHIDAEIVGQSGRKIYTRAVGRLGGADGPVVLTAAALFVQVGLEHFIENGRPEDVARVRDERNADGTGRLWEINP; from the coding sequence ATGGCTGCCGACGTTCCCCCGGTGCTCCCGGGGCTTCCCACGACACCCCCACCCGACGCCTTCCTGCCGGTGAGGCACCCAGAGGCTCCATCGCCTGGTGAGGTCATCACCAACCACTACCCACAGTGCTTTGGCTGTGGCGAAGCGCATCCCACCGGCCTCCACATGCGGGTCACCGTTGGCGAGGGGCTACGCGTCGGCGCGGAGTTCGAAGTCACCGAACATCATCAGGGTGCGCCAGGGTTGGCGCACGGTGGCCTGCTTGCAGCCGCGTTCGACGAGGCGCTCGGCTCGCTGAACTGGTTGCTTCGGGGTCCTGCTGTCACCGCGCGGTTGGAAACCGACTTCCGCAAACCCGTCCCAGTCGGGGCCTTGCTGCACATTGACGCTGAGATCGTCGGCCAATCTGGTCGCAAGATCTACACCCGGGCGGTCGGCCGGTTGGGCGGGGCCGACGGGCCGGTGGTGCTCACGGCCGCAGCCCTATTCGTCCAAGTTGGCCTCGAGCACTTCATCGAGAACGGTCGGCCGGAGGACGTCGCCCGGGTCAGGGATGAGCGCAACGCCGACGGCACTGGTCGCCTCTGGGAGATCAACCCATGA
- a CDS encoding DUF3093 domain-containing protein, translating into MSEASVAGDRPSKRVTRRYRERLRAPIWLWIVCAGLVALISYAYAFALGDLAGIALAVALGGIAVWLLIVTAPLVEVTDEEFRVGRAHIDWAHVGLVATLDAASADRARGRDADPRAFAVSRSLTTRTAVTIEVLDDDDPHPYWLVSTRNPQELGHAITQAQDATRTNSSSR; encoded by the coding sequence ATGTCTGAAGCCAGCGTTGCCGGTGATCGCCCTTCAAAGCGCGTAACCCGCCGCTACCGCGAGCGCCTGCGCGCACCTATCTGGCTGTGGATCGTGTGCGCTGGGCTGGTTGCGCTCATTTCCTACGCCTACGCGTTTGCACTCGGAGATCTGGCGGGTATTGCGCTGGCCGTGGCGCTGGGCGGAATCGCCGTCTGGTTGCTCATCGTCACCGCACCGCTGGTCGAGGTCACAGACGAAGAGTTCAGGGTCGGACGCGCTCATATCGACTGGGCACATGTGGGTTTGGTGGCCACCCTCGACGCTGCGTCCGCGGACCGGGCGCGGGGCCGCGATGCCGACCCGAGGGCGTTCGCGGTGAGCCGCAGTCTGACTACCCGCACGGCCGTGACCATTGAAGTTCTGGACGACGACGACCCACACCCGTACTGGCTGGTGAGCACGCGAAACCCACAAGAGCTCGGCCACGCGATCACGCAGGCACAAGACGCAACCCGAACAAATTCGTCGTCCCGCTAG
- a CDS encoding DUF4193 domain-containing protein, with product MATDYDAPRKTDEELAEDSLEELKARRNDKAASAVDVDETELAENLELPGADLSDESLTVRVLPKQADEFTCSRCFLVHHRSQLAKEVDGMPVCTECI from the coding sequence ATGGCGACTGACTACGACGCGCCCCGCAAGACCGACGAAGAGCTTGCCGAGGACAGCCTCGAAGAACTCAAGGCCCGGCGCAATGACAAGGCCGCATCAGCAGTAGACGTTGACGAGACTGAACTGGCCGAGAACCTCGAACTCCCGGGTGCGGATCTGTCCGACGAGTCCCTGACCGTTCGAGTGCTGCCCAAGCAGGCGGACGAGTTCACCTGTTCGCGCTGCTTCCTCGTGCATCACCGCAGCCAGTTGGCCAAAGAGGTCGACGGCATGCCGGTGTGCACCGAGTGCATCTAA
- a CDS encoding gamma carbonic anhydrase family protein, translating into MPLYALGDRTPNIDPAAFIHPDAVIIGDVTVGPESSVWPTAVLRGDHGSIRVGARTSVQDGTIVHCTSTLDTIIGDGCTIGHNVHLEGCVIEDGCLVGSGSIVLHHAVIRTGSLVGAQALVPNGMEVPSGAMALGIPAKIKPDSVHPEVLAHAADIYVHNTHWYNADLRRLD; encoded by the coding sequence ATGCCGCTCTACGCACTCGGTGACCGTACACCGAATATCGATCCAGCAGCCTTCATCCACCCCGATGCCGTCATCATCGGCGATGTCACCGTCGGACCGGAATCCTCGGTCTGGCCCACCGCAGTGCTCCGCGGCGATCACGGCAGCATCCGAGTGGGTGCCCGGACTTCCGTCCAGGACGGCACTATCGTGCATTGCACCTCGACGCTCGACACGATCATCGGCGACGGCTGCACAATCGGGCACAACGTCCACCTAGAAGGATGCGTCATCGAGGACGGCTGCCTGGTGGGATCCGGGTCCATCGTGCTCCACCACGCGGTGATCCGGACCGGTTCATTGGTCGGGGCACAAGCGCTCGTTCCCAACGGGATGGAAGTCCCGTCCGGGGCCATGGCCCTGGGGATACCCGCCAAGATCAAGCCGGATTCGGTGCATCCCGAGGTACTTGCGCACGCCGCTGACATCTACGTACACAACACTCACTGGTACAACGCGGACCTGCGCCGACTCGACTGA
- a CDS encoding DUF4235 domain-containing protein, translated as MSINARTIAPFAAMGVTWAARKGMAAVYTSRTGHPPPTADDREVSITRVLVWAITTAMVSATITVVINRVAAEYADDDDAVTGSADAQLEQA; from the coding sequence ATGAGCATCAATGCCCGCACGATCGCCCCATTCGCAGCAATGGGCGTGACCTGGGCTGCCAGGAAAGGAATGGCAGCGGTCTACACCTCACGAACGGGTCATCCCCCGCCGACCGCAGACGACCGCGAGGTGTCCATCACTCGCGTACTCGTCTGGGCGATTACAACCGCAATGGTGTCCGCGACCATCACAGTCGTCATCAATCGAGTCGCCGCAGAGTACGCAGACGACGATGACGCGGTCACCGGCTCAGCCGATGCTCAACTGGAGCAGGCCTAG
- a CDS encoding inositol monophosphatase, translating into MASQSGEPNLLDLVNRAEAAALAAGEMLMRRPPELQVSSKSSATDVVTDMDRRSERLLVQMLLDGRPDDGVLGEEGADRASANGVRWVIDPIDGTVNYLYDLPIWAVSVGVEVDGVAVAGVVRVPSLGETYLATRGGGAICRTATGDRILQVSNQTELTMALIATGFGYEVSRRRAQGRVVAQLLPSVREIRRAGSAAVDLCWLAAGRVDGFYERGLHEWDHCAAGLIAQEAGAMVGGLRGAAASGELLMAANPTLFPALHDLLVDLDADRD; encoded by the coding sequence ATGGCATCCCAATCCGGCGAACCAAATCTCCTTGACCTAGTCAATCGGGCCGAAGCGGCTGCACTCGCAGCGGGAGAGATGCTGATGCGTCGGCCGCCGGAGTTGCAGGTCAGCTCCAAGTCGAGCGCCACCGACGTTGTCACGGATATGGATCGACGCAGCGAGCGGCTACTCGTTCAGATGCTGCTCGACGGACGACCAGACGATGGAGTCCTGGGCGAGGAAGGCGCCGACCGTGCCTCGGCGAATGGCGTGCGATGGGTGATCGATCCGATCGATGGAACCGTGAACTACCTTTACGACCTGCCGATTTGGGCGGTCAGCGTCGGAGTTGAGGTCGACGGAGTCGCGGTTGCCGGGGTAGTCCGCGTCCCCTCCCTTGGCGAGACCTACTTGGCCACCCGTGGCGGGGGAGCGATCTGCCGCACGGCCACCGGTGACCGCATATTGCAGGTCTCGAATCAGACTGAACTCACGATGGCGCTCATCGCAACGGGATTCGGCTACGAGGTCTCGAGGCGCCGAGCACAAGGGCGGGTGGTCGCGCAGCTGCTGCCGTCGGTCCGTGAGATTAGGCGGGCTGGCAGTGCGGCCGTCGACCTGTGCTGGCTGGCCGCTGGGCGGGTGGATGGCTTCTACGAGCGCGGGTTGCACGAATGGGACCACTGCGCTGCCGGGCTCATCGCCCAAGAGGCTGGCGCGATGGTTGGCGGTTTGCGGGGTGCAGCCGCGAGTGGCGAACTGCTTATGGCCGCGAACCCGACGCTGTTCCCCGCATTGCACGATCTGTTGGTCGATCTTGACGCCGACCGCGACTGA
- a CDS encoding FAD-binding protein: MATSKSSKAIGRNGTWRNWGRTVQAKPANVYSPANPGDVSALVSSAAQQGRTIRMIGAGHSFTSTAVADDMMLLPDKLQGVRHIDPAAGSITVEAGINLTRLCEVLHSHGLALTNMGDIRVQSLAGALQTGTHGTGRDTGTFADMVTGLELVAGDGSVITASATQNPDVFNAARVGLGAFGIVTAVTLAVEPAFRLQAHEAPAQFDEVVESFDGWTAAHDHVEFYWFPHTEGCYVKYNDRTTDPTAPPSAFKSWWEEDFMSNTVFGATCRFSRTAPGYTPFVNKIAAKALSDRTYTDDSWRVFTSPRRVRFAEMEYALPRESLLPALTDVKKLLSEGAWRISFPIEVRSVPRDTSWLSPATGRDTGYIAVHAFDRTDREWFLAVEAIMRSYQGRPHWGKINTRTAADLRPAYPNWDKAMAVRDQLDPQRVFANVYTRAVLGE, encoded by the coding sequence GTGGCGACATCCAAGAGCAGCAAAGCGATCGGTAGGAACGGAACCTGGCGTAACTGGGGACGAACGGTGCAAGCCAAGCCCGCGAACGTCTACAGCCCTGCCAACCCCGGCGATGTCAGCGCGCTCGTGAGCTCCGCAGCTCAACAGGGTCGAACCATTCGAATGATCGGTGCAGGTCATTCGTTCACCTCCACCGCGGTTGCCGACGACATGATGCTGCTGCCCGACAAGTTGCAGGGTGTCCGACACATCGACCCCGCAGCTGGCTCCATCACAGTCGAGGCCGGCATCAACCTCACTCGACTATGTGAAGTTCTGCATTCTCACGGCTTGGCTCTTACGAACATGGGCGATATCCGGGTGCAAAGCCTCGCCGGTGCCCTGCAGACCGGCACCCACGGAACGGGGCGCGACACCGGAACCTTCGCCGACATGGTGACGGGGTTGGAGCTAGTTGCCGGCGACGGCAGCGTGATCACGGCTTCGGCCACCCAGAATCCTGACGTCTTCAACGCTGCCCGGGTCGGACTAGGTGCCTTCGGCATCGTCACAGCCGTCACCCTGGCGGTTGAGCCAGCGTTTCGACTCCAAGCGCACGAGGCCCCCGCGCAGTTCGACGAGGTCGTCGAATCGTTTGACGGATGGACTGCAGCCCACGACCACGTGGAGTTCTACTGGTTTCCCCACACCGAGGGCTGTTACGTCAAATACAACGACCGGACGACCGACCCGACGGCCCCACCGTCAGCGTTCAAATCGTGGTGGGAAGAGGACTTCATGTCCAACACCGTGTTCGGAGCGACGTGTCGCTTCAGTCGAACCGCTCCCGGCTACACCCCTTTCGTCAATAAGATCGCCGCGAAAGCGCTGTCGGATCGCACGTACACCGACGATTCGTGGCGAGTCTTCACGTCCCCTCGCCGGGTCCGGTTCGCCGAGATGGAGTACGCCCTGCCCCGGGAGTCGCTGCTGCCAGCGCTGACCGATGTCAAGAAGTTGCTCTCCGAAGGCGCCTGGCGCATTTCCTTCCCCATTGAGGTCCGCAGCGTTCCGCGTGACACCTCGTGGCTTTCGCCGGCTACCGGCCGCGACACCGGGTACATCGCGGTCCACGCGTTCGACCGGACGGACCGCGAGTGGTTCCTGGCCGTAGAGGCGATCATGCGCAGCTATCAGGGTCGGCCACACTGGGGAAAGATCAACACCCGCACGGCCGCCGACCTGCGGCCCGCCTATCCCAACTGGGACAAGGCCATGGCGGTTCGTGATCAACTTGACCCCCAGCGTGTCTTCGCCAACGTCTACACCAGAGCGGTGTTGGGCGAGTAA